DNA sequence from the Aphis gossypii isolate Hap1 unplaced genomic scaffold, ASM2018417v2 Contig00572, whole genome shotgun sequence genome:
AATTCTTAGCACATTATTTAGTTTCTAACAAAAACtcggaaaatacaaaatattctttataactaatatttttttttctattttcttattcttattatttcgtataactaaaaaaaataaaacggaaaTCTACTACCTAtagttaattacctatatattatattatattaaatatctcttAGATCGTATATGATCTAAATTCTAAGATATATCTATCGCTATGATATGTGGCTGTATGTCTACATGTTAGctaccataaaattatattatgtacctacaaacaataatcaatattaccacgattattatataaaagaacaaacattatatagatctagattctagataaatacatgtatattaaaatacctattaaaattgattaaaatggataataaattatacaattataaatgaaaatttaatagaataatttgtattttcggACTTTTTGTTTGTCCGACACTAAACATGTGTTCGGACTTTTTTCCATAGACTTTTTGACTGATTACCAATTAAAAAGtactcatatattatgattttcgtgttaaacaataataaatacctataatagttaaatataaataaagctctttaatttttttggattccataaaatatttagcatttgattattgaaaatataatacttattagacATTATGAGTaggagatattatttaatattttaattgtacttaatttttaaaatattagatatatttattatttattaagaggaCGCTACCCATGCatttgttgtctccgtcttacacacaCCTGATATAGCAAAATTTCGTTCACTAGTTTCAATAGTGTgctgttagttttgatattagattaaattgtcctattatcaaacttttaggtaagaacattatctgtgcTTTTGgcgatttttcaattttttccagCATACTATGAGCAAGTATGCAGTGaaatatcacaaattaaaaatgttcatatccCGCTTGAGAATTAAACTATAGAATAGAAGCCAACGCTtaaacacagataatgttattatataaaaattgtataattggtCAATTTACtccaatatcaaaattaacagCCCACTATTGAAACTAGTGAACGAAATTTTGGTATATCGGGcgtgtgtaagacggagacaacaaatGTATGGATAGCATcctcttaaaaaataactactttatttaataaaggaaaatgaataaattaggaatttagtatgtatttgtatattaattgtaaatgtcAAATATGTTAAGGTTGTGTCCTTACactctatcatattataatagcggtGCTACTAAAATTcaggtgtttttattatatatttctttttggtaacattcataattttgttttagatcatttttttcttgattcaTTTACTGGATTTCTGTGATTGTGACTTGTGTTAaggtaattttcaaattaattattttataatattatatactctaatTATCagctaattttgtattttttttttttggttgacAGAGGTAgcagttgttgttgtttttttttttaaaaacttttagtattaaggttttttttagctgtaagtttatttttatttatttatttttgtctaatatatatatatatttttttttcataaaatgggACGTCCGAGTAAacgtacacaaaataaaaaagaagcaataaaaatatcacgcGAAAACATTGTTCTTCATTTGCAAGAACTTGAAAAGGATAAATTGAGAAAACAATTAAGCCGTGCGTCTGATGATATTGTTGCtacaaatcaaagaaaattgttaaatttaaaaagtacaataaaacgATTGAAAGACCCAGTTTTAAAGAAAGCTAATCAGATCGCCAGTCGTAAGAACAGGTCGAAGCGACTGCAAGATCCCGATTTTAAAAAAGCTAACCAGATCGCCAGTCGTAAGAACATGTTGAAACGACTGCAAGATCCGGATGTTAAAAAAGCCAACCAGATCGCCAGTCGTAAGAGCATGTTGAAACGACTGCAAGATCCCGATTTTAAAAAAGCTAACCAGATCGCCAGTCGTAAGAGCATGTTGAAACGACTGCAAAAACCGGATGTTAAAAAAGCCAACCAGATCGCCAGTCGTAAGAGCACGTTGAAACGACCGCAAGATCCGGATGTTAAAAAAGCCAACCAGATCGCCAGTCGTAAGAGCATGTTGAAACGACTGCAAGATCCGGATGTTAAAAAAGCCAACCAGATCGCCAGTCGTAAGAGCATGTTGAAACGATTGCAAGAtccagttataaaaaatgcaaacaaGGTTGCCAGTATGAAGAACAGATTGAAACGAATGGAAAatccagttttcaaaaaaacatatcaaattcaaaatgttcgaAACATGAGAAAGCGAAGATTACCATCGGATAGTAGCCTATGTCAAAATgtatctactaaaaaaaaaaacaccaaattcaatatcttataaaaaacgaGAACGGCAAAAAGCAAATGAAACTAGGCAGAAGGAAGATGTTTTGAtatctgaatatattttgaaaaggtcTCAAGGTTTatcagaaaaatgttattcgtgTCATAGATTACGTTTCCCATCCAGTGTCAATAAATGCAACTCTGATATCTTCAGTCGATTGGGAATGTCAATTCCAAGTGATCCCAAGAATACTGTGACGATATGTTCCAGTTGTCTTccgcatataaaaaaatccaaagttCCTCCGTTGTACATAAGAAATGGTTATGAGTTAAACAGTGTTCCGTCTTCAGTTAcgcaattaaatcaaatagaaaaacaaatggTTTCCCTTAGATTAccgtttatgaaaatattcaaatgtctTCGCAGTGATGGACAGCTAAAAATTAAAGGTAACGTTCTCAATGTTCCAATAGATCTGATTAAGACTACATCTATTTTGCCAATTCGTGCTGAAAATTTAGCTGCAGTTAAGATGAtgaaggtaaaattaaaaagaaaatcgtgCTTTTAACAGCATTATCTTTATCAAAATGTCAGACCATCATTAGTAGTATCAGCATTGaatgatttgattaaaaaacctCTATATAAAGATGCTGTAATAGACAAAGATTGGATGGCGCATGTGTCAGAAACAACAAAAAGTTTAGAAAATAGCTCGGATCATGAAAGTGAAGAAACCGACGACGAAGACACAAATATTGAACCAATCAATCCGGGATCAATGGACACG
Encoded proteins:
- the LOC126554652 gene encoding uncharacterized protein LOC126554652; translation: MGRPSKRTQNKKEAIKISRENIVLHLQELEKDKLRKQLSRASDDIVATNQRKLLNLKSTIKRLKDPVLKKANQIASRKNRSKRLQDPDFKKANQIASRKNMLKRLQDPDVKKANQIASRKSMLKRLQDPDFKKANQIASRKSMLKRLQKPDVKKANQIASRKSTLKRPQDPDVKKANQIASRKSMLKRLQDPDVKKANQIASRKSMLKRLQDPVIKNANKVASMKNRLKRMENPVFKKTYQIQNVRNMRKRRLPSDSSLCQNVSTKKKNTKFNIL